From the Streptomyces sp. Tu 2975 genome, one window contains:
- a CDS encoding glycoside hydrolase family 3 N-terminal domain-containing protein, producing MPGSRRPRPRPGPRRAGTALLAATAVLGSLIAGALPSAAADEPAPVLVDRFEGEVPFANPPAEGIFTWGSDADDQPKLEFKERADAPEGSKVLEGTYDISGWGGLSHEYAVDQAPRDWTASKGIRFWWYGRNTAPLPPGSGKRINFEIKDGGANGGASELWTTSFTDDWEGWHLVEIPFADFVYRADYQPVGGIDQVLGLNEMWGWALTLPTGAPGAFAVDGMELYGKADPVLKAKVVTDAAVYPVDEGGTAQVKISVATTGSVPTDEPVTVEYTAGGGSAEAGTDYEPVTGSVTFPAGTASGESRTVAVRTSKDRAAESAETVPLRLTVTGAKAPAETPQVVVNAHGLPYQNAKLPVKKRVADLLSRMSLAEKAGQMTQAERNALKSHGDIASYDLGSLLSGGGSVPTPNTPEAWAKMVDTYQLRARATRYQIPLIYGVDAVHGHNNVIGSTIMPHNIGIGAGRDPEIAERTGAVTAKEVRATGIPWDFAPCLCVTRDERWGRSYEAFGEDPALVTAMETVIQGMQGARNGKDLDRSDKVLTSAKHFVGDGGTEFGSSSTGSYTIDQGVTKVTREELEAVHLAPFAEAVKRGAGTVMPSYSSLDIIGDDAGPVKMHAHAEMINGVLKDRMGFDGFVISDWQAIDQIPGDYPSDVRTSVNAGLDMIMVPTDYQEFTRTLKDEVTAGRISEARVDDAVSRILTQKFKLGLFEKPYADTGNLDEVGSAEHRAVAREAVAASQVLLKNDGAVLPLKKSQKVYVAGSNADDLGNQAGGWTISWQGSSGEITTGTTILEGMKRAAPDATIDYSKDASAATDGYDVGVVVVGETPYAEGIGDVGNGHDLELTAADKAAVDKVCAAMKCAVLVVSGRPQLIGERLDAIDALVASWLPGTEGDGVADVLYGTRPFTGQLPVTWPKSEAQLPINVGDAAYDPQFPYGWGLTTSGRTPSGGELTLKAVSLAAKVLQAAGQGRSEQARQLVGKARLIVQQKIGGKITEASAKPFAEADHLLLTGDPAGAVAKLTAAYRAG from the coding sequence ATGCCAGGATCACGCCGGCCACGACCACGTCCCGGACCCCGCCGGGCCGGTACGGCCCTCCTCGCAGCCACCGCCGTGCTCGGGTCGCTGATCGCCGGAGCCCTGCCGAGCGCCGCCGCCGACGAGCCGGCGCCTGTCCTCGTCGACCGCTTCGAGGGCGAGGTGCCGTTCGCGAACCCGCCCGCGGAGGGCATCTTCACCTGGGGCAGCGACGCCGACGACCAGCCGAAGCTGGAATTCAAGGAGCGCGCCGACGCACCCGAGGGCAGCAAGGTCCTCGAAGGCACCTACGACATCAGCGGCTGGGGCGGGCTCAGCCATGAGTACGCCGTCGACCAGGCGCCCCGCGACTGGACGGCCTCCAAGGGCATCCGCTTCTGGTGGTACGGCCGGAACACCGCTCCCCTGCCGCCCGGTTCGGGCAAGCGCATCAACTTCGAGATCAAGGACGGCGGTGCGAACGGCGGCGCGTCCGAGCTGTGGACCACCTCGTTCACCGACGACTGGGAGGGCTGGCACCTCGTCGAGATCCCCTTCGCCGACTTCGTCTACCGCGCCGACTACCAGCCGGTCGGCGGTATCGACCAGGTCCTCGGCCTGAACGAGATGTGGGGCTGGGCGCTCACCCTCCCCACCGGCGCCCCCGGCGCGTTCGCCGTCGACGGCATGGAGCTGTACGGGAAGGCCGACCCGGTCCTGAAGGCCAAGGTCGTCACCGACGCCGCCGTGTACCCGGTCGACGAGGGCGGCACCGCCCAGGTGAAGATCTCCGTCGCCACCACCGGATCCGTCCCGACCGACGAACCGGTCACCGTCGAGTACACGGCAGGCGGCGGCAGCGCGGAGGCCGGCACGGACTACGAACCGGTCACCGGCTCCGTCACCTTCCCGGCGGGCACCGCATCCGGGGAGTCCCGTACGGTCGCCGTGAGAACGAGCAAGGACCGGGCGGCCGAGTCCGCGGAGACCGTGCCGCTGCGGCTGACCGTCACCGGCGCGAAGGCCCCCGCGGAGACGCCCCAGGTCGTCGTGAACGCCCACGGCCTGCCGTACCAGAACGCCAAGCTGCCGGTGAAGAAACGCGTCGCCGACCTGCTCTCGCGCATGTCCCTCGCGGAGAAGGCCGGCCAGATGACGCAGGCCGAGCGCAACGCCCTCAAGTCGCACGGTGACATCGCTTCCTACGACCTCGGTTCGCTGCTGTCCGGCGGTGGTTCGGTGCCGACGCCGAACACGCCCGAGGCGTGGGCCAAGATGGTCGACACCTACCAGCTGCGGGCCCGGGCCACCCGGTACCAGATCCCGCTGATCTACGGCGTGGACGCCGTCCACGGGCACAACAACGTGATCGGCTCGACGATCATGCCGCACAACATCGGCATCGGAGCGGGCCGCGATCCCGAGATCGCCGAGCGGACCGGCGCGGTCACCGCCAAGGAGGTGCGGGCCACCGGCATCCCGTGGGATTTCGCGCCCTGCCTGTGCGTGACCCGCGACGAGCGCTGGGGGCGCTCCTACGAGGCGTTCGGTGAGGACCCGGCCCTGGTGACCGCCATGGAGACGGTGATCCAGGGCATGCAGGGCGCCCGTAACGGCAAGGACCTGGACCGCAGCGACAAGGTCCTCACCAGCGCCAAGCACTTCGTCGGCGACGGCGGCACCGAGTTCGGCTCGTCGTCCACCGGTTCCTACACGATCGACCAGGGCGTCACCAAGGTCACCCGTGAGGAACTGGAGGCGGTGCACCTCGCGCCGTTCGCCGAGGCCGTCAAGCGGGGCGCGGGCACGGTCATGCCCTCGTACTCGTCGCTGGACATCATCGGTGACGACGCCGGACCGGTGAAGATGCACGCCCACGCGGAAATGATCAACGGGGTCCTCAAGGACCGGATGGGATTCGACGGGTTCGTCATCAGCGACTGGCAGGCCATCGACCAGATTCCCGGCGACTACCCGAGCGATGTGCGCACCTCCGTCAACGCCGGCCTCGACATGATCATGGTCCCGACCGACTACCAGGAGTTCACGCGCACCTTGAAGGACGAGGTGACGGCCGGGCGGATCAGCGAGGCCCGTGTCGACGACGCCGTCTCCCGGATCCTGACCCAGAAGTTCAAGCTCGGCCTCTTCGAGAAGCCGTACGCGGACACCGGGAACCTGGACGAGGTCGGTTCCGCGGAGCACCGCGCGGTGGCCCGTGAAGCCGTCGCCGCGTCGCAGGTGCTGCTGAAGAACGACGGCGCCGTGCTGCCGCTGAAGAAGTCGCAGAAGGTGTACGTCGCCGGCTCCAACGCCGACGACCTCGGCAACCAGGCCGGCGGCTGGACCATCAGCTGGCAGGGCTCCTCCGGTGAGATCACCACCGGCACCACGATTCTCGAAGGCATGAAGCGGGCCGCCCCAGACGCCACCATCGACTACTCCAAGGACGCCTCCGCCGCCACCGACGGCTACGACGTCGGCGTGGTCGTCGTCGGCGAGACGCCGTACGCCGAGGGCATCGGCGATGTCGGCAACGGCCACGACCTGGAGCTGACCGCCGCCGACAAGGCTGCCGTGGACAAGGTCTGCGCCGCGATGAAGTGCGCCGTCCTGGTCGTCTCCGGCCGGCCGCAGCTGATCGGGGAGCGGCTGGACGCCATCGACGCGCTCGTCGCGTCCTGGCTGCCCGGCACCGAGGGCGACGGCGTCGCGGACGTCCTGTACGGGACCCGTCCGTTCACCGGGCAGCTTCCGGTCACCTGGCCGAAGTCCGAGGCACAGCTGCCGATCAACGTCGGCGACGCCGCGTACGACCCGCAGTTCCCCTACGGCTGGGGCCTGACCACGTCGGGCAGGACGCCGAGCGGCGGTGAGCTGACACTCAAGGCCGTCTCCCTGGCGGCGAAGGTCCTCCAGGCGGCCGGCCAGGGCAGGTCCGAGCAGGCCAGGCAACTGGTCGGCAAGGCGCGTCTGATCGTCCAGCAGAAGATCGGCGGGAAGATCACCGAGGCGTCGGCGAAGCCGTTCGCGGAGGCGGACCACCTGCTGCTCACCGGCGATCCGGCGGGTGCGGTCGCCAAGCTGACCGCCGCATACCGGGCCGGCTGA
- a CDS encoding LacI family DNA-binding transcriptional regulator gives MRVTIADVAREAGVSKTTVSRVLNTKADVDATTAARVREVIGALGYVPSSGAVGLARGRSRTVAMLTPPLTWPWMGEVLQGVVDTVEAAGYGLLLFTCNRGAESVDHFTSQVSARAFDGLLVIEPENTLDTITAMHRRGLPVVLIDDRGHHPEFPSVATTNREGGASAARHLLAAGRTRPFVATGPAGFGCVRDRTDGFLDVLPHALVLEGEFTEGSGRLAVERAIGEGTHFDSVFAHNDLIAAGVLRALRDAGRSVPDDVAVVGFDDIPMARHTAPPLTTVRQPMREMGETAARLLLARLGGEAIPDEPVVLPTELVVRGSAPDG, from the coding sequence ATGCGTGTCACCATCGCCGACGTCGCACGTGAGGCGGGTGTCAGTAAGACCACCGTCTCCCGGGTGCTGAACACCAAGGCCGATGTCGACGCCACCACGGCCGCCCGTGTTCGCGAAGTGATCGGAGCGCTCGGCTATGTCCCCAGCTCGGGAGCGGTCGGTCTGGCCCGCGGCCGCAGCCGTACCGTCGCCATGCTGACGCCGCCGCTCACCTGGCCCTGGATGGGCGAAGTGCTGCAAGGCGTCGTGGACACCGTCGAGGCGGCCGGATACGGCCTGTTGCTGTTCACCTGTAACCGGGGCGCGGAGTCCGTCGACCACTTCACCAGCCAGGTCTCGGCCAGGGCGTTCGACGGGCTGCTCGTCATCGAACCGGAGAACACCCTCGACACCATCACCGCGATGCACCGCCGCGGACTCCCTGTCGTCCTCATCGACGACCGCGGGCACCACCCCGAGTTCCCGTCCGTCGCCACGACCAACCGGGAGGGCGGGGCCTCGGCCGCCCGCCATCTGCTCGCGGCCGGACGCACCCGGCCCTTCGTCGCCACCGGCCCGGCGGGCTTCGGCTGTGTACGCGACCGGACGGACGGGTTCCTGGACGTTCTGCCCCACGCTCTCGTGCTGGAGGGCGAGTTCACGGAGGGGTCCGGACGGCTGGCCGTCGAACGGGCGATCGGCGAGGGGACGCACTTCGACTCGGTCTTCGCGCACAACGACCTCATCGCCGCGGGGGTGCTGCGCGCCCTGAGGGACGCCGGCCGCAGCGTGCCCGACGACGTCGCCGTCGTCGGCTTCGACGACATCCCCATGGCCCGGCACACCGCGCCACCGCTGACCACCGTGCGCCAGCCGATGCGGGAGATGGGCGAGACCGCGGCCCGGCTGCTGCTCGCGCGGCTCGGCGGTGAGGCGATCCCGGACGAGCCGGTCGTGCTGCCCACCGAGCTCGTTGTCCGGGGCTCCGCGCCCGACGGCTGA
- a CDS encoding ricin-type beta-trefoil lectin domain protein → MARLLARRSRRAARRPMRTVRILLAGALATAGLTGLTTGSAQAAGEQVNVWLTTTDDSGGRHVTRGLQQQAPLTFQSGTGGGGTNITVDENTRYQTFTGGGASFTDTAAWLMKGSGALSQATRDATMRKLFSPTDGIGLSFVRNPMGGSDLARFGYTYNDLPAGQTDPSLSRFSIAHDLQDVLPLTKQAEQLNPSLTLVASPWTAPAWMKDSGQLNGGRLKAENYGTYADYFVKYLQAWRDQGVPVDYVTAQNEPTCCGGYPSMSWNASGLAYFTKSELLPGLANAGLPTKVLAHDWNWDTYDAYAAQTVNDAAVRSHPNFGGVAWHGYGGNVSKQTDVHNQYPQLDAFQTEHSGGTWIANQQREDMMNIIDYTRNWAKSVTKWSLAVDQNRGPHNGGCGTCDGLITVHNGDARHGQVDYTIEYYTMGHLTKFVKPGAHRIASTGSSAVPNVAWRNPDGSKALIAYNDSPSAQTMTVNWGGQRYTYALPGKTSATFTWSGTQSGGSEQSGALVGLGGKCLDVAGGSSADGTAVQLWDCNGSAAQRWTLRSDGSVQALGKCLDVSSGSTSDGAKVQLYTCNGSGAQQWRHEAGSGDLVNVPADKCLDASDNSSANGTRAQIWSCTGAANQKWRLQA, encoded by the coding sequence ATGGCTAGACTGCTGGCAAGACGATCACGACGAGCGGCACGACGACCGATGAGAACCGTCCGCATCCTGCTGGCCGGCGCGCTCGCCACGGCGGGCCTCACCGGACTCACCACCGGCAGCGCCCAAGCGGCGGGTGAACAGGTGAACGTCTGGCTCACCACGACGGACGACAGCGGCGGCCGCCATGTCACCCGTGGACTTCAGCAGCAGGCACCGCTCACCTTCCAGTCGGGCACGGGCGGTGGCGGCACCAACATCACCGTCGACGAGAACACCCGGTACCAGACGTTCACCGGCGGCGGCGCGTCCTTCACCGACACCGCGGCCTGGCTGATGAAGGGCTCCGGCGCTCTGTCGCAGGCGACGCGCGACGCCACGATGCGCAAGCTGTTCTCGCCCACCGACGGCATCGGCCTGTCGTTCGTGCGCAATCCGATGGGCGGCTCCGACCTGGCGCGCTTCGGCTACACGTACAACGACCTGCCGGCCGGACAGACCGACCCGTCCCTGTCGAGGTTCTCGATCGCTCACGATCTCCAGGACGTGCTCCCCCTGACGAAGCAGGCCGAGCAGCTCAACCCCTCGCTGACGCTGGTGGCCTCTCCCTGGACCGCCCCGGCGTGGATGAAGGACAGCGGGCAGCTCAACGGCGGCCGGCTGAAGGCCGAGAACTACGGCACGTACGCCGACTACTTCGTGAAGTACCTCCAGGCCTGGCGCGACCAGGGCGTCCCGGTCGACTACGTCACCGCGCAGAACGAGCCGACGTGCTGCGGCGGATACCCCTCGATGAGCTGGAACGCCTCTGGGCTCGCGTACTTCACCAAGAGCGAGCTGCTGCCCGGGCTCGCGAACGCCGGCCTGCCCACGAAGGTGCTGGCACACGACTGGAACTGGGACACCTACGACGCGTACGCGGCGCAGACCGTGAACGACGCGGCGGTGCGCAGCCACCCGAACTTCGGCGGCGTCGCCTGGCACGGCTACGGCGGCAACGTCTCGAAGCAGACGGACGTCCACAACCAGTACCCGCAGCTGGACGCCTTCCAGACCGAGCACTCCGGCGGCACCTGGATCGCGAACCAGCAGCGCGAGGACATGATGAACATCATCGACTACACCCGTAACTGGGCGAAGTCGGTGACCAAGTGGTCCCTCGCGGTCGACCAGAACCGCGGTCCGCACAACGGCGGCTGCGGCACCTGCGACGGCCTGATCACCGTCCACAACGGCGACGCACGGCACGGCCAGGTGGACTACACGATCGAGTACTACACGATGGGCCACCTCACGAAGTTCGTGAAGCCGGGCGCCCACCGGATCGCGTCGACCGGCAGCTCCGCCGTCCCCAACGTGGCCTGGCGCAACCCCGACGGCTCGAAGGCCCTCATCGCCTACAACGACTCGCCGTCAGCGCAGACGATGACCGTCAACTGGGGCGGACAGCGCTACACCTACGCGCTGCCGGGCAAGACTTCCGCGACCTTCACCTGGTCGGGTACCCAGTCGGGCGGCTCGGAGCAGTCCGGCGCCCTGGTGGGCCTCGGCGGCAAGTGCCTGGACGTGGCGGGCGGTTCCTCCGCCGACGGCACGGCCGTCCAGCTGTGGGACTGCAACGGCTCCGCCGCGCAGCGCTGGACGCTCCGCTCCGACGGCTCGGTACAGGCGCTCGGCAAGTGCCTGGACGTGTCGTCGGGTTCGACGTCCGACGGTGCGAAGGTGCAGCTCTACACGTGCAACGGGTCGGGTGCACAGCAGTGGCGCCATGAAGCCGGCAGCGGGGATCTGGTGAACGTCCCCGCGGACAAGTGCCTCGACGCGTCGGACAACTCCTCGGCGAACGGGACGCGGGCACAGATCTGGTCGTGCACGGGGGCCGCGAACCAGAAATGGCGGTTGCAGGCCTGA
- the cimA gene encoding citramalate synthase, whose amino-acid sequence MTTNGQDTQVDDSFHVFDTTLRDGAQREGINLTVADKLTIARHLDDFGVGFIEGGWPGANPRDTEFFARAQKEITFRHAQLVAFGATRRAGGKAAEDPQVRALLESGAPVVTLVAKSHDRHVELALRTTLEENLEMVRDTVSYLREQGRRVFVDCEHFFDGYRANPEYAKNVVRTAHEAGADVVILCDTNGGMLPAQVQAVVSTVLADTGARLGIHAQDDTGCAVANTLAAVDAGATHVQCTANGYGERVGNANLFPVVAALELKYGKRVLPDGALADMTRVSHAIAEVVNLTPSTHQPYVGVSAFAHKAGLHASAIKVDPDLYQHIDPELVGNTMRMLVSDMAGRASIELKGKELGIDLGGDRELVGRVVERVKERELQGYTYEAADASFELLLRAEAEGRARRYYRTESWRAIVEDRPDGTHANEATVKVWAKGERIVATAEGNGPVNALDRAMRVGLERIYPQLAKLELVDYKVRILEGRHGTGSTTRVLITTGDGTGEWATVGVADNIIAASWQALEDAYTYGLLRAGVEPTE is encoded by the coding sequence ATGACCACCAACGGCCAGGACACGCAGGTCGACGACAGTTTCCATGTCTTCGACACGACGCTGCGCGACGGCGCCCAGCGCGAGGGCATCAACCTCACGGTCGCGGACAAGCTGACCATCGCCCGGCACCTGGACGACTTCGGCGTGGGCTTCATCGAGGGCGGCTGGCCGGGCGCGAACCCCCGCGACACGGAGTTCTTCGCCCGCGCGCAGAAGGAGATCACCTTCCGCCACGCCCAGCTCGTCGCCTTCGGCGCCACCCGCCGCGCCGGCGGCAAGGCCGCCGAGGACCCGCAGGTCAGGGCGCTCCTCGAGTCCGGCGCCCCCGTGGTCACGCTGGTGGCCAAGTCCCACGACCGCCATGTCGAGCTCGCGCTGCGCACGACCCTCGAGGAGAACCTGGAGATGGTCCGCGACACCGTCTCCTACCTGCGCGAACAGGGCCGGCGGGTATTCGTCGACTGCGAGCACTTCTTCGACGGATACCGCGCGAACCCGGAGTACGCCAAGAACGTCGTCAGGACCGCGCACGAGGCCGGCGCCGACGTGGTGATCCTCTGCGACACCAACGGCGGCATGCTGCCGGCCCAGGTCCAGGCCGTGGTCTCCACCGTCCTCGCCGACACCGGAGCACGCCTCGGCATCCACGCCCAGGACGACACCGGCTGCGCCGTCGCCAACACCCTGGCCGCGGTCGACGCCGGCGCCACGCACGTCCAGTGCACCGCAAACGGCTACGGCGAACGGGTCGGCAACGCCAACCTGTTCCCGGTCGTCGCCGCACTGGAGCTCAAGTACGGCAAGCGGGTCCTGCCGGACGGCGCGCTCGCGGACATGACCCGCGTCTCGCACGCCATCGCCGAGGTCGTCAACCTCACGCCGTCCACCCACCAGCCGTACGTGGGTGTCTCCGCCTTCGCCCACAAGGCCGGCCTGCACGCCTCCGCGATCAAGGTCGATCCCGACCTGTACCAGCACATCGACCCCGAACTGGTCGGCAACACCATGCGGATGCTCGTGTCCGACATGGCGGGCCGCGCCTCGATCGAGCTCAAGGGCAAGGAGCTCGGCATCGATCTCGGCGGCGACCGTGAGCTGGTCGGCCGGGTCGTCGAACGCGTCAAGGAGCGCGAGCTCCAGGGCTACACCTACGAGGCCGCCGACGCCTCGTTCGAGCTGCTGCTGCGCGCGGAGGCGGAAGGCAGGGCCCGCCGCTACTACCGCACCGAGTCCTGGCGGGCGATCGTGGAGGACCGCCCCGACGGCACGCACGCCAACGAGGCCACGGTGAAGGTGTGGGCCAAGGGCGAGCGCATCGTCGCCACCGCGGAGGGCAACGGACCGGTCAACGCGCTCGACCGCGCGATGCGGGTGGGCCTGGAACGGATCTACCCGCAGCTCGCGAAGCTGGAGCTGGTCGACTACAAGGTCCGTATCCTCGAGGGCCGCCACGGCACCGGCTCGACCACCCGGGTGCTGATCACGACCGGCGACGGCACCGGCGAATGGGCAACGGTCGGCGTCGCGGACAACATCATCGCCGCGTCCTGGCAGGCCCTGGAGGACGCGTACACCTACGGTCTGCTGCGCGCCGGCGTCGAGCCGACCGAGTAG
- a CDS encoding TetR/AcrR family transcriptional regulator, whose amino-acid sequence MLAAAMATIAERGLDGLTMAGLGRQVGMSSGHLLYYFRTKDELLLQTLEWSEGRLGAERGALLSRQAPARERLEAYVDLYVPDGPRDPHWTLWLEVWNRSQNADADMHGRQAAIEGAWHRDLVALLAEGVSRGEFRPVDPDRFASRLRALLDGFSVHVAVGIPGTGREQVLAHVGEFVSESLLR is encoded by the coding sequence CTGCTCGCCGCCGCCATGGCCACCATCGCGGAGCGCGGCCTCGACGGGCTGACCATGGCCGGGCTCGGCCGGCAGGTCGGGATGAGCAGCGGGCACCTCCTCTACTACTTCCGCACCAAGGACGAGCTGCTCCTGCAGACGCTGGAGTGGAGCGAGGGCCGCCTCGGCGCGGAACGCGGCGCGCTGCTGTCCCGGCAGGCGCCGGCCCGTGAGCGGCTCGAGGCGTACGTCGACCTCTACGTCCCCGACGGGCCGCGCGACCCGCACTGGACGCTGTGGCTCGAGGTCTGGAACCGTTCGCAGAACGCGGACGCCGACATGCACGGCCGCCAGGCCGCGATCGAGGGCGCCTGGCACCGGGACCTGGTGGCGCTCCTGGCGGAGGGCGTCTCCCGCGGCGAGTTCCGCCCGGTGGACCCCGACCGCTTCGCCTCCCGCCTGCGCGCGCTGCTGGACGGCTTCAGCGTGCACGTCGCCGTGGGCATACCGGGGACGGGGCGCGAGCAGGTGCTGGCGCACGTGGGGGAGTTCGTGTCGGAGTCCCTGCTCCGCTGA
- a CDS encoding agmatine deiminase family protein, producing MTFRMPAEWAPHERTWMAWPGPNPTFTDEAELAEARAAWASVARAVRRFEPVTVVAGTGQVASARELLGPDIEIVERDLDDAWMRDIGPTFITDGSELAAVDWVFNGWGAAEWARWEHDAKIARHVADLAGVPVHPSTLVNEGGAIHVDGEGTVLLTDTVQLGPERNPGWSRAEVEAEIHARLGTTKAIWLPRGLSGDYGTYGTRGHVDIVAAFARPGVVVVHTQPDPSHPDHELCKANVALLSARTDAKGRRLEVVEVPAPTKLRDEDGEWVDYSYINHYLCNGGLVLCAFDDPRDEIAAGIFRRLFPDRTVTLVDARAIFAGGGGIHCITQQQPRV from the coding sequence GTGACCTTCCGCATGCCGGCCGAATGGGCCCCGCACGAGCGCACCTGGATGGCCTGGCCAGGCCCCAATCCGACCTTCACCGACGAGGCGGAACTCGCGGAAGCCCGCGCGGCATGGGCGTCCGTGGCCCGGGCCGTACGCCGCTTCGAGCCGGTGACCGTGGTCGCCGGGACCGGGCAGGTGGCCTCGGCCCGGGAACTGCTCGGGCCGGACATCGAGATCGTCGAACGGGACCTGGACGACGCCTGGATGCGCGACATCGGCCCGACCTTCATCACCGACGGCTCCGAACTGGCCGCCGTGGACTGGGTGTTCAACGGCTGGGGCGCGGCCGAATGGGCGCGCTGGGAGCACGACGCCAAGATCGCCCGACATGTCGCGGACCTCGCGGGTGTCCCCGTGCACCCCTCAACGCTGGTCAACGAGGGCGGTGCGATCCACGTCGACGGAGAGGGCACCGTCCTGCTCACGGACACGGTCCAGCTCGGCCCCGAGCGGAACCCCGGCTGGAGCCGCGCGGAGGTCGAGGCGGAGATCCACGCCCGGCTCGGCACGACAAAGGCCATCTGGCTGCCGCGCGGCCTGAGCGGCGACTACGGCACGTACGGCACCCGCGGGCACGTCGACATCGTCGCCGCCTTCGCCCGACCCGGCGTCGTCGTGGTCCACACCCAGCCCGATCCGTCCCACCCCGACCATGAACTGTGCAAGGCGAACGTCGCGCTGCTCTCCGCCCGGACCGACGCCAAGGGGCGCCGTCTGGAGGTCGTCGAGGTCCCGGCCCCGACGAAGCTCCGCGACGAGGACGGCGAGTGGGTCGACTACTCGTACATCAACCACTACCTGTGCAACGGCGGCCTGGTCCTCTGTGCCTTCGACGACCCCCGCGACGAGATCGCGGCGGGCATCTTCCGCCGGCTCTTCCCCGACCGGACGGTGACGCTGGTGGACGCGAGGGCGATCTTCGCGGGCGGCGGCGGCATCCACTGCATCACCCAGCAGCAGCCGCGGGTCTGA
- a CDS encoding urease subunit alpha, which produces MDPYEYASVHGPRAGDRVVLGDSGLVVRVESDAQKPGDEFLAGFGKTARDGLHLKAAAVRETCDVVISNVLVVDAVLGIRKVSVGIREGRIHAIGRAGNPDTLDGVDVVVGTGTSIVSGEGLIATAGAVDTHVHLLSPRIMEASLASGVTTVIGQEFGPVWGVGVNSPWALRHAFGAFDAWPVNIGFLARGSSSDPAPLVEALAEGGASGFKVHEDMGAHTRALDTALRVAEEHDVQVALHSDGLNECLSVEDTLRVLDGRTIHAFHIEGCGGGHVPNVLKMAGVPNVIGSSTNPTLPFGRDAVAEHYGMIVSVHDLKTDLPGDAAMARDRIRAGTMGAEDVLHDLGAIGITSSDAQGMGRAGETVRRTFAMAGKMKAERGPLDGDGAHDDNARVLRYMAKLTINPALAHGLAHEIGSIEPGKMADIVLWRPEFFGAKPQLVLKSGFPAYGVVGDPNAATDTCEPLVLGPQFGAYGATPADISVAFVAQAAVDLGSDLMPTRRRRVAVRGTRGIGPGDLLLNSRLGDVSVDGHSGLVTLDGDPLRSSPAESVSLNRLYFL; this is translated from the coding sequence ATGGACCCGTACGAGTACGCATCCGTGCACGGACCCCGCGCCGGGGACCGGGTCGTCCTCGGCGACTCCGGCCTCGTCGTACGGGTCGAGTCCGACGCACAGAAGCCCGGCGACGAGTTCCTGGCCGGTTTCGGCAAGACGGCACGCGACGGACTGCACCTCAAGGCCGCCGCCGTCCGGGAGACCTGCGACGTCGTCATCAGCAACGTCCTGGTGGTCGACGCCGTGCTGGGCATCCGGAAGGTCTCCGTCGGCATCCGCGAGGGCCGCATCCACGCCATCGGCCGGGCCGGCAACCCGGACACCCTCGACGGCGTCGACGTCGTCGTCGGCACCGGAACCTCGATCGTCTCCGGTGAGGGGCTCATCGCCACCGCGGGCGCCGTCGACACCCATGTCCACCTGCTCTCGCCCCGCATCATGGAGGCCTCCCTCGCCTCCGGGGTCACCACCGTCATCGGCCAGGAGTTCGGCCCCGTGTGGGGCGTGGGCGTCAACTCGCCCTGGGCGCTTCGGCACGCCTTCGGCGCCTTCGACGCCTGGCCCGTCAACATCGGCTTCCTCGCCCGCGGTTCGTCCTCCGACCCGGCACCGCTCGTCGAGGCGCTCGCAGAGGGCGGCGCGTCCGGCTTCAAGGTCCACGAGGACATGGGCGCCCACACCCGCGCCCTCGACACCGCGCTGCGGGTCGCCGAGGAGCACGACGTACAGGTCGCCCTGCACAGCGACGGACTGAACGAGTGCCTGTCCGTCGAGGACACCCTGCGGGTGCTCGACGGACGGACGATCCACGCCTTCCACATCGAGGGCTGCGGCGGAGGGCACGTACCGAACGTGCTCAAGATGGCGGGCGTGCCGAACGTCATCGGCTCGTCCACCAACCCGACCCTGCCTTTCGGCCGGGACGCCGTCGCCGAGCACTACGGCATGATCGTCTCCGTCCACGACCTCAAGACCGACCTGCCGGGCGACGCGGCGATGGCCCGCGACCGGATCCGCGCCGGGACGATGGGCGCCGAGGACGTCCTGCACGACCTCGGGGCGATCGGCATCACGTCGTCGGACGCGCAGGGCATGGGACGCGCGGGGGAGACCGTACGCCGTACGTTCGCCATGGCCGGCAAGATGAAGGCCGAACGAGGGCCCCTGGACGGCGACGGAGCGCACGACGACAACGCGCGCGTCCTGCGCTACATGGCCAAGCTGACCATCAATCCCGCCCTCGCGCACGGACTCGCCCACGAGATCGGCTCCATCGAGCCCGGCAAGATGGCCGACATCGTGCTGTGGCGGCCCGAGTTCTTCGGAGCCAAGCCCCAACTGGTGCTGAAGTCGGGGTTCCCCGCGTACGGCGTCGTCGGCGACCCGAACGCGGCGACGGACACCTGCGAACCGCTCGTCCTCGGACCGCAGTTCGGTGCCTACGGGGCGACCCCGGCCGACATCTCGGTGGCGTTCGTCGCTCAGGCGGCCGTGGACCTCGGCTCCGACCTGATGCCCACCCGCCGGCGCCGCGTCGCCGTGCGCGGCACCCGCGGCATCGGCCCGGGTGACCTGCTGCTCAACTCCCGGCTGGGGGACGTCTCGGTGGACGGACACAGCGGACTGGTCACTCTCGACGGTGACCCGCTGCGCTCGAGTCCGGCCGAGTCCGTCTCGCTGAACCGTCTCTACTTTCTCTGA